One window of Pocillopora verrucosa isolate sample1 chromosome 9, ASM3666991v2, whole genome shotgun sequence genomic DNA carries:
- the LOC131793576 gene encoding c-Myc-binding protein isoform X2, which translates to MTSQYRVADSKREEFRKYLEKAGVMDALTKVLVNLYEEPEKPANALDFMKDHLHGGPPETADIEALKNEVSDLRQKVEQLTMENNDLKQRLQSYEPQAEDNNPGE; encoded by the exons ATGACTTCACAATACAGG GTGGCCGATTCGAAACGTGAAGAGTTTAGAAAGTATCTGGAAAAGGCGGGAGTCATGGATGCTTTGACCAAAG TTCTTGTGAATTTGTACGAAGAACCCGAGAAACCAGCGAATGCGTTAGA CTTCATGAAGGATCATCTCCATGGAGGTCCCCCTGAAACAGCAGATATTGAAGCTTTGAAAAATGAAGTCTCCGACCTAAGACAAAAGGTTGAGCAGCTGACGATGGAAAACAATGATCTTAAACAAAGA TTACAGTCCTATGAACCACAAGCCGAGGATAATAATCCA gGAGAATaa
- the LOC131793660 gene encoding kelch-like protein 20, which produces MCSPEGIFCANVMKSLNEFRKEGILCDVTLSAQGESFPAHRNVLSANSEFFKALFANEMKENIENTVHMEEFEPQVMEQLLNYMYGGGITIMRENALDLAIGSDFLFLTELKGKACEYLISDLNSENCLFLLYMAEKYNVRELRDSAQTHILENYVAVSVSEGFAALSIEQLLAIVSSDDLVAREEKIFESVIRWTKQDLETRKKLFPTLFSCIRLIYMARCYLINEVQEDDLVKNDESCLRLVTAAKEFFSTPKGTVQNSEYASMRPRACQTAILMVGGWEENSDITASSKVYMTSIKQIFEVSAMSTPRKNHGIAVHEGLVYVVGGTTKNGNVTRSAELYDPRTNTWSSLFSLRKEVAGVGVAMVGDYLYAVGGHDSKGMPQSIVQRYSAKLNKWECVASMNASRTRHCVVGLNYVYAFGGYSSDEDIPLKSAEYYNHLSDSWVDIAPMNQRRSDACAVCMGNKVYVIGGEDILGSPIKLASCEMYNPKTNRWTNIVALRQPHSHAGAVVVKDKVFVLGGVGGNNRELRSVERYDADQQKWQEVANLSAGIEGFGCCVITVPGELMPVLV; this is translated from the coding sequence ATGTGTTCTCCAGAAGGCATCTTCTGTGCTAACGTAATGAAGTCGCTGAATGAATTCAGAAAGGAAGGTATCCTTTGCGATGTCACCCTAAGCGCGCAAGGGGAAAGTTTTCCGGCACATCGCAACGTTCTCTCGGCGAACAGTGAATTCTTTAAGGCCTTATTCGCCAATgagatgaaagaaaatattgaaaatacagTTCACATGGAAGAATTCGAACCTCAAGTTATGGAACAGCTGCTAAATTACATGTATGGCGGTGGTATAACAATCATGAGGGAGAATGCCCTTGATCTAGCGATTGGTtcagattttttgtttttgactgAATTGAAGGGGAAGGCTTGTGAATATTTGATTAGCGATTTAAACTCAGAGAACTGTTTGTTTCTCTTGTACATGGCCGAGAAGTACAATGTAAGAGAGCTTCGTGACAGCGCCCAAACACACATCCTCGAAAATTACGTTGCTGTCTCGGTAAGTGAAGGATTTGCAGCTCTTAGCATAGAACAGCTGCTTGCGATCGTGTCCAGCGACGATCTCGTCGCCAGAGAGGAAAAGATTTTCGAATCAGTTATAAGATGGACGAAGCAGGACTTGGAGACAAGAAAGAAGCTCTTTCCCACCCTGTTTTCTTGCATCCGCCTGATCTATATGGCAAGATGTTATTTGATTAACGAAGTGCAAGAGGATGATTTAGTAAAGAATGATGAATCTTGTTTACGACTCGTTACTGCAGCGAAAGAGTTCTTTTCAACTCCTAAGGGAACTGTGCAAAATTCTGAGTACGCCTCAATGCGGCCACGTGCTTGTCAAACTGCCATCCTGATGGTGGGGGGCTGGGAGGAAAACAGCGACATCACTGCCTCATCAAAAGTGTACATGACAAGTATCAAGCAAATTTTCGAGGTTTCTGCAATGTCCACTCCCAGAAAGAACCATGGTATTGCTGTGCACGAGGGTCTAGTGTATGTGGTGGGTGGAACAACTAAAAATGGCAATGTAACAAGGAGTGCAGAATTGTATGACCCGAGAACTAATACTTGGTCCAGTTTGTTTTCATTGCGAAAAGAGGTGGCGGGTGTGGGTGTGGCCATGGTAGGGGATTACCTGTATGCAGTTGGGGGGCATGATTCAAAGGGCATGCCGCAAAGTATTGTGCAGCGCTACAGTGCAAAGTTGAATAAATGGGAATGTGTTGCTTCTATGAATGCTTCACGCACAAGGCACTGTGTTGTGGGTTTGAATTATGTATATGCTTTTGGTGGGTATTCTAGTGACGAAGACATTCCTTTAAAGTCAGCTGAATATTACAACCATTTGTCAGATTCTTGGGTTGATATTGCTCCCATGAATCAACGTCGCTCTGATGCCTGTGCAGTGTGTATGGGGAACAAGGTTTATGTGATTGGTGGAGAGGACATTTTAGGATCTCCCATTAAATTAGCATCTTGTGAGATGTACAACCCCAAGACCAACAGATGGACCAACATAGTAGCACTCAGACAGCCACACTCACATGCAGGTGCAGTAGTAGTAAAGGACAAGGTGTTTGTTCTAGGTGGTGTGGGTGGAAATAACAGAGAGCTAAGGAGTGTTGAACGTTATGATGCAGATCAACAGAAATGGCAGGAGGTAGCAAATTTATCAGCAGGAATTGAAGGATTTGGTTGTTGTGTCATCACAGTACCTGGTGAATTAATGCCTGTGTTGGTTTGA
- the LOC131793576 gene encoding c-Myc-binding protein isoform X1, with amino-acid sequence MTSQYRVADSKREEFRKYLEKAGVMDALTKVLVNLYEEPEKPANALDFMKDHLHGGPPETADIEALKNEVSDLRQKVEQLTMENNDLKQRVQSRSNSRKSTRTPGSLIPQEPIVELSE; translated from the exons ATGACTTCACAATACAGG GTGGCCGATTCGAAACGTGAAGAGTTTAGAAAGTATCTGGAAAAGGCGGGAGTCATGGATGCTTTGACCAAAG TTCTTGTGAATTTGTACGAAGAACCCGAGAAACCAGCGAATGCGTTAGA CTTCATGAAGGATCATCTCCATGGAGGTCCCCCTGAAACAGCAGATATTGAAGCTTTGAAAAATGAAGTCTCCGACCTAAGACAAAAGGTTGAGCAGCTGACGATGGAAAACAATGATCTTAAACAAAGA GTTCAAAGCCGTTCCAACAGCCGTAAATCTACAAGGACCCCAGGGTCTCTTATTCCTCAAGAGCCAATTGTTGAACTTTCTGAATAA